Proteins encoded together in one Riemerella anatipestifer window:
- a CDS encoding N-acetylmuramoyl-L-alanine amidase, with protein sequence MILTNYKTFPIAGHHNSDPGAVYNGQKEADLTKEARNLFVKYFPNGKNELILDRDNETNTQLQRRIKPGAGSVLLDIHFNAGPITVTGTESFVNRRDFLNKNSMSYRMADEISKATSEILGVPNRGVKCESTTRHGRLGILNLGAGCSVLWEVCFISNPNDMEQWDLKKEILMKKIAEIAAKYDDMR encoded by the coding sequence ATGATACTTACCAACTACAAAACATTTCCCATAGCAGGACATCACAATTCAGATCCTGGAGCAGTTTACAATGGACAAAAAGAAGCCGATTTGACAAAGGAAGCTAGGAATTTGTTTGTCAAGTATTTCCCAAACGGGAAGAATGAGCTGATATTAGACAGAGATAACGAAACTAATACACAGCTTCAAAGAAGAATTAAACCTGGAGCAGGTTCTGTCTTGTTAGATATACATTTCAACGCTGGACCTATAACGGTAACAGGAACTGAATCTTTCGTAAATAGGAGGGATTTTTTAAACAAAAATTCTATGAGTTACCGAATGGCTGACGAAATCAGTAAAGCCACATCGGAAATTTTAGGTGTTCCAAATAGAGGCGTGAAGTGTGAGAGTACAACACGACACGGAAGATTGGGAATATTGAACTTAGGAGCAGGTTGCTCTGTGCTTTGGGAGGTTTGTTTTATTTCAAACCCAAATGATATGGAACAATGGGATTTAAAGAAAG